Genomic window (Leishmania braziliensis MHOM/BR/75/M2904 complete genome, chromosome 8):
taatttcttgaagacaacagagggcgagaagggagaaagatttgtggaaggcagatgggtatggagagagttttcgcgaccccattgggaagcggcaaggcaggcacgcaaccacgaccgcggcgccgcgtcatgattatgccgccggtcccctctaccgcgctcggtcgcgtgaggagcacatcaagtcgtcttggacttctttcgtgtgctttttcttatggcttggcaccggtaccggggaagcctcccccaccgggtgcccattcattacggtcagagggcggcatgccaaacggacatgcggggagtcgccagaagaaaggaaactagtcggtcagccgccgaaaaaacaatcaagctacaagcaccagcaccagcggcgcacgcagggacgcacgtacacgaatcccggcggcgctgcggtcggcaaatctacaaaaacggaagctacagaacccgaagggatcgctgggaacaatcgggaacccatgccgcagaggaaactacaaagtcaaaactacaaacgcaccaaagtagaaaaacagggtgggctgaaaagaaaggggaactgggtggatgatgggcgcgcccactcgcttccaatcgtgtcgtccgcgagggtctgtgctgtccaaacccgttcccgcaccTGGCTCGTCGCGGTTCCAATTTTTACCTCGCCAACTCCGAGTctcggggcgacgctgggtcCGACATCCGCGTAAAACCAGGGCCGAGACCCTGTTTGAaaacggtgcatctcgtgcgccttcggggacgagtccccaggtgaagaccgttagggtccattctcagggaagggagaaaacagcttagcgccaggcgcctgccatcaggaaggaaaaacaagagacaatgaacaatgattaaaaatgagaaatttAAAATGAGAAATCACTTCAAAATTTACCTGAAACGAAAGCCATTCATGTTAggaaaaaatacaactcgcaaaaatacaactcgcctcctgcgttggtaGGCTCGACATGCGGTTCTtccacgccgtggtcggcacccgcaccctcccgcggttcccggagcacacacacacctccgcggagggaaaccggttcgccgttctgtggccttccggtccgttccggacatccgagagattcgtgtctagggttgggtgggtgggcgtttttccgtcgctggccgcatcaactccacttagtgtgattactatatacatttggagaagagataaagGGACAAAGGTAAAGAAATAATTCATAGAAACAGATGCAGGTGTACCTATTTGCCGACCTGGGACCCTAATTTCCGATCGGGAAGCATTATGGTACCcagacggtcacacatcacaagtggaagtgaggagtcggtttccgagacacacacactcactcaggattccttttccacggatacaagaaaccgattcagctatcggtcaaatttcccgatccaacaccacatcccaccaaccacccccccccccctataaggtcaagtgccattcgattgcctttgtggttttacacgccgccaatggaaccctaaccctaatgccaccgtcctgtgtgatagggtgctcgcgaagatatgatttcttgaagacaagtaaagggcgagaagggagaaagatttgtggaaggcagatgggtatggaactaatcttcgcgaccccattgggaagcggcaaggcaggcacgcaaccacgaccgcggcgccgcgtcatgattatgccgccggtcccctctaccgcgctcggtcgcgtgaggagcacatcaagtcgtcttggacttcttttgtgtgctttttcttatggcttggcaccggtaccggggaagcctcccccaccgggtgcccattcattacggtcagagggcggcatgccaaacggacacgcggggagtcgccagaagaaaggaaacgagtcggtcagccaccgaaaaaacaatcaagctacaAGCGCTAGttccagcggcgcacgcagggacgcacgtacacgaatcccggcggcgctgcggtcgccaaatctacaaaaacggaagctacagaacccgaagggatcgctgggaacaatcgggaacccatgccgcagaggaaactacaaagtcaaaactacaaacgcacaaaagtagaaaaacagggtgggctgaaaagaaaaggggaactgggtggatgatgggcgcgcccactcgcttccaatcgtgtcgtccgcgagggtctgtgctgtccaaacccgttcccgcaccTGGCTCGTCGCGGTTCAAGTTTTTACCTCGCCAACTCCGAGTctcggggcgacgctgggtcCGACATCCGCGTAAAACGAGGGCCGAGACCCTGTTTGAaaacggtgcatctcgtgcgccttcggggacgagtccccaggtgaagaccgttagggtccattctcagggaagggagaaaacagcttagcgccaggcgcctgccatcaggaaggaaaaacaagagacaatgaacaatgattaaaaatgagaaattaAAATGAGAAATCACTTGAAAAATTATCTGAAACGAAAGCCATTCATGTTAggaaaaaatacaactcgcaaaaatacaactcgcctcctgcgttggtaAGCTCAACTtgcggttcgtccacgccgtggtcggcacccgcaccctcccgcggttcccggagcacacacacacctccgcggagggaaaccggttcgccgttctgtggccttccggtccgttccggacatccgagagattcatgtctagggttgggtgggtgggcgtttttccgtcgctggccgcatgaactccacttagtgtggTTACCatatacatttggagaagagatagagGGACAAAGGTAAAGGAATAATTCATAAGAAACAGATGCAGGATATTTGCCGACCTGGGACCCTAATTTCCGATCGGGAAGCattatggtacacagacggtcacacatcacaagtggaagtgaggagtcggtttccgagacacacacactcactcaggattccttttccacggatacaagaaaccgatttagctatcggtcaaatttcccagatccaacaccacatcccaccaaccccccccccccctataaggtcaagtgccattcgattgcctttgtggttttacacgccgccaatggaaccctaaccctaacccgtgtaccccTGCCCTCGCCCTTGGAAGGATTTCCTcggtacagtgggagagggtgtcgcaaGGATAGGAAGGAGTGGTAGAACACGCCTGCATTATTGTTTATGCACGCAGCCAGTGAAGATTAAAAGGCGGCGGGTCGTGGTGGAATAAAAAGAGGCAAACTTAACGCCCCCCTCCGTTTAGCGGAACGTATATTTATTATTGGGAAGAAATGAACCTTGCGAAAACGGGACGTGTGTTAACCGATATGATTATGCAGATGGAGGCGACCTAAGGGAGAGGATGGAACGATATGAAAGTTTCTTCTTTTGGGAATCGTGGAGACTTGTTAATGGAGTTGCATGTCCTTGACTTTTTGCGAGAAGACCTGGATGGAGCCAGCGGATGCTTTTGCGCAGGTTGGGGAATTTTCGGAAGGGTGCTAGAGCCGATGTGGGGCTcctttgtttttcctttctttgaTGTGAAAGGTGGATTTTAGACTCATCTTGAGGGTCGCCTGTTGGAATTTTGGGTGCGCGGGGGCTTTCCTTAATGGAATCCATCCCTTGTCTGTATTTTTGTTTCGGAAACGTAGTCTTTATTGACATTAGCGCGTTTGTAGCCGTTTTCCTTTGCCTGGAagcggcgggggggggggggtacttTGGCGGGTGACATGGCGCACTGCTCGGCAGGCATCGCGAATGCGCAGGCAGACCTATGCGCAGCACGATGTGCAGTGCAGCGTGTTAGCTGGAGAAACTTGGAAACGGGACACCTGTAAAGTTTTCTGTGGTGTCAAGTGTTTTAGTTTCAGGCTCTTGTCGCGATACTCAGTTTTTTTGGCAGGAAAGCATGCACAAACGGAGAATCTGACGACCGGGCCTTGGCGGGATGTTTTTCGCGGAACAAGTGCCGACACTGCTGAGGTGTATCTTCTGGTGACCAAATGTCGGcgtcaccccctcccccggctTTGCCACGGTGAGAGAAATCCAAGATTTGTTTCGGAAGGACACCGATGCAAATGATGCGCTTGCGGGAACACATGGTTCAAGTGCATCATTTAGGTGGAGAAGTCCCACTTTTCTATTAAGCTTGCGTTGCTGCAGGGGATGACAACACTCTGCTGGTAGCCTCGTCACCGTAGCGGGTTTCACTTGAACTCCTTCGACAAACTGTTCATTGGCAGGAGAAGCTGATGAGACACCCGGGTGCTTTGCGGGTGACGTGGCGACACGTTTTTTAGGAGCCGTTTGTAGGCAACTTCCGGGATGTAGTGATCGGGGGAGCCCTTAACGGAGCTGTGCCTTGCAAAGAGAGTCATGCTCTAAACAGTAGCTGCAGTTGTGCCGCCCTTGTTACATCTGATCAAGATTATCGGAGTATGAGGTTAGTGCGCTATTCATGTCAGCATCTGTGAGGTGTTCGTGTGTGGATTTACTGCCTTTGCTTGTTTCTGCACTGTGTTGACACTGGAGGTATTGCGCATGGTTTGCCGGCACAGAACAGCTACCGTGCCGGTCATGTGCAATTGATTGCcaggtttttttttttttttgcaacGGGGCTGTGGACTTTGCAACTCTTGATCATTTTGTAAACAGGGAGTGGCAGAACTGGTGTGAGGGAATAGTCGTGAacctttttttgttttttttttttcttctcgtcATTTATTTTTGTTTGTACTGTTGTTATCTGAGTTATTTGTTTGTGCGAAAAGCAGAACTCTTCCTGCTAGTGAAGCGAGTGAAACAGGTGACGACTTCTGAACTGGGTAGAGCTCTTTTTAGAGCCAGTGTGTAGGCAAGGAGTCACTGATGTTTGGATGTGGATTTTCACATCCTTGAACGTGTGGCTGGTGTCCTATTGTTGCTCTTGGTCTGAGGGAGGCAGGGCTGCAACTTGTAGGTGTTGTTCTTTATGTCAACTGGGATTTTCCTGTATCGTTGATCTTTTGTGGACAAAGGAGTCAGCACTCAAGGTAGATGCTTGAGCATGGCTGCTCGAGTTGCGATAGAGCTCTTAAAAGCAGCGGCCTGAGGTCGTCTACGAGAAACGGCGTCGCGGTTTCTTCTCTGAGCAGATTCATCTAGAGTTGCCGAACGAACAGAGATCCGCTGCTTGATTGCGTCGTGTGTGGCAGAAGTAGAGGCTATTTTGTGCACAGTTATCAAACCGAcggttgttgtttttttcgGTCGCTAAAATCTGTGGCCTTACGGCGCACGTGTTTGGTGATGTGTAGTTGGTGCAAGAGGAGTGCTGGCGACATGCGTGTAGGCAATGGGCCGAGTTGTATTGCACCCCTAGAAAAATTTGGGTGATATGCGCATAGGCTGGAAACCAGTGTATTATCGTGTTATGTGTAAGGCAGCTTCTTAAGACTCTTTTGGAGTTTAATGCATAAAGAGTGGTGTTTTTGGGGGGGTTCTCTGTGCAGAACAGCTGGACGACTGTTGTAACTAGGTGAAATGGGCGTGTTATTATCTGCTTGTTTTATTTTACTGAGTGTTGATGGAAGGGGTTGgtaatttttttttttttgcaagCTTTGTGTAGTGCTTATTGAGGTATGATGGCGATGTTAATGCTCAAAGATGAAACAGGCTTTCTGCGGAGGATCGCTGTGGTGTGGCCTTTAAGGAACTGAATGGTAGTCAATTATTGGGTTATTTCGTTCAAGTATAACCTTTGCAAAATGCGCACCAGTGATAGGTTTGTAGTTGCGCATCCGATGCGTATGGTAGATGATTTTGCATTTGTGAAGTTTTTTATACATTCTCAAGGAGGTACTGCTAATGCGGTTACTCGTTTCTcaccgcctctttctctATGTGTTGCAGGTGGCGCAAACTTGCAATCTGTAGGAGGCCAGGACTCCTGTTTCTAACTTAGAGGGACACCTATCAAGACTGAGGTgacttttttctctgtgccAATGATCTTCTGTTTTCTACTTCTCTTAtatccttttttttttttcgatttACTTCTCTCCGAGAGGCCTTCCGGGAGTTCCTGGACACATATAGGTAAGACAGTTGAAAATcatagaaaaaaaaaataaaaattctgcgtaaaaaaaaaaaaacttcCACCAAAGGAAGACAGCACGCCGAGAAAAACAATGTTCATAAAGAATATCATCATCTCCGGCTTCCGCTCGTATCGTGAGCAATCTTTTCCCGATGGCCTTTCCTCAAAAGTAAACGTGCTTGTGGGTAAGAACGGCTCGGGTAAGTCGAATTTTTTTGCCGCTGTTCAATTCGTGCTGAACGAGAAATTCGCGAATTTGAGCGCTCTGGAAAGGAAGGAGTTATTTCACGTTGGCAGTGGGAGGCCGGCGCTCTCTATCTTTGTGGAGATTGTGTTTGACAACTCTGATGGGCGGCTTGTCATTCCGGGCCGTGCGGAGGAGCCGGAGGTGCGGATTCGCCGCACGGTGGGTCTCAAGCAGGATGAGTTTCGCGTGAATGATCGCAGGTTTTCTGCGGCGGACGTTCACCAGCTGTTGGAAAGTGCCGGCTTTTCGTCGAGTAACCCTTACTATGTGGTGGAGCAGGGGAAGATTGTGAGCTTGGTGAAcatgagcgaggaggaccgTTACCAGCTCATCAAGGATGTGGCGGGCACAAAGGTGTACGAGGCAAGGCGCGCTGAGAGCGAGCAGATCCTTGCCGAAGCGAAGGGAAAGCAAGCACAGATAGCAGAATCCATCCGGGAACTGGAAAAGCGGCTAAAGGAACTGGAAGACGAGACAGTGGAGCTGAAGCAGTTTAACGTGGCAGATAGAGAGAAGAAGTGCATCGAGTATTGCATTTTTAacgcggaggtggaggccGCCAACGAGGCTTTGCggaagctggaggaggaatGGAACAGACAATCGGTGATCTTCAATAAGTCGCACGACGTTGAGGAGTCTTCGGAGGAGAAGATCTCGCAATTCTCGCAGAAAATCGTGGAGATTTCTACTGACATTACGCGTCTTGAAATGGAGCGGACAGCTGTGTCGAAGGACATGGCTGCATTGATGAGTAAGCAGGCTGTTGTGGACCTGGACGCAAGCGAGGCAGCAGGGAAGTGTGCTCGCAACAACCGGGAGCTGGAAGCGCTCGTGAAGGAGGATCGAGAACTGGGCGGCACCCTCCAGAGAGTGGCGACCGACATTGGTAAGAAGCAGGCACTCTTGcgggagagcgaggaggcggcgaacAAAAAGGCCGCGGAGGTCGAGACGCAGCGCAAGGTTCTGGAGCGGTTGCAAGAACGCCGAAACCGGACGAAACTCTTCAAGAACAAAGCGGATCGCGACAAGTGGCTGAAGGCCGAAATGCAGAAGAACGAAGACTTGATCCAAAAATCGCAACAGGAGCTCGATTTGGTTCGTCGCGAAACAGAACGCTTGGACAAGGAGGCGAGCGCTTTAGGGGAGCAGATTTCAGCGCCGACTCTCTCCACTGCTGATGTGGACCAGAGTTTGCGAGACCATGAGCAGCGAAGGAAGGCCGCGCTGAGCAAGCGGGACGAGCTGAACCAGGAGCGACGACGGTTGTGGCAGACGGTGCACGAGCAGGAAAGCGTTGTGCAGCGGCTTGACGAAGCGTCGCGCAGTGCCAAGCACCAGTGGGAGCGGGCCGTTCGTCAAGATGTGCGACAGGGTCTGCTATCGCTTTCTGAGGTTCTTCACGAGTTGAGAAATCCTGAGCTTTCTGCAGCCGTGCATGGACCTCTGATCGACCTTATCCAGGTAATGGAGGGGTACAAAACAGCGGTGGAGATTACGGCGGGAAACACCCTCTTCCATGTTGTCGTGGACTCGTTTGAGGTGGGTTCGACGCTGCTCGCTGAAATGAACAAACGGCGGAAACCTGGCcgtgtctctttttttccgttgGATACGTGCAATGGAAAGACCGCAGATATTCCGTCGACGCCAGAGTGCGCGCTACTGCTGTCCAAGGTGAAGTACGACACGCGCTTCAAgggcgtggtggcggaggtgttTGGCAGGACGGCTGTTGTTGCCTCGCTGGAAGCGGCGAGCGCGATGGTGCAAAAGCTGCAGTGTGATGTCATCACGGTGGATGGCGACCAGCTGGGACGCAGGGGTGGCATTACGGGTGGCTTCCTCGACAAGCGCAACATGAAGCTTCCTCTTCGGGAGCGCGAGAAGGAGCTGGCGGCGAACCTTTTTGCAGCACGCGCAAAGCTGGACGGCCTGTGCCAAGACGTGGCGACGGTGGAGCAAAGCATCACGGAGGTGCTTAACGAGCTTGAGATGCTTCGCAACCAGAACATGTCAACGGAGCTGGAAGCGGATGCACGGCTGCGTGAGTCACGACTGATAGAGGATCGCCGATCGTGCTTGGCCACTCTGAAGTCCAACTTAGCGGCGACCAagaaggcggtggagagcTCCATCGCTGCGGGCATGGAGACAGTGCGGGAGCTGAAGAGGGAGCTCTCCGACGAGTTCAAGAGCGCATGGACGccagaagaggagaagaggctgGAGCAGCTCACAGAAGAAGTGGCTAGTGCTCGTGTGACGTCGTCTGAGCTGCAGGCGAATGCACTGCAGCTGGCAACCGAGGTTCAGCTTC
Coding sequences:
- a CDS encoding putative adaptor complex protein (AP) 3 delta subunit 1; protein product: MFIKNIIISGFRSYREQSFPDGLSSKVNVLVGKNGSGKSNFFAAVQFVLNEKFANLSALERKELFHVGSGRPALSIFVEIVFDNSDGRLVIPGRAEEPEVRIRRTVGLKQDEFRVNDRRFSAADVHQLLESAGFSSSNPYYVVEQGKIVSLVNMSEEDRYQLIKDVAGTKVYEARRAESEQILAEAKGKQAQIAESIRELEKRLKELEDETVELKQFNVADREKKCIEYCIFNAEVEAANEALRKLEEEWNRQSVIFNKSHDVEESSEEKISQFSQKIVEISTDITRLEMERTAVSKDMAALMSKQAVVDLDASEAAGKCARNNRELEALVKEDRELGGTLQRVATDIGKKQALLRESEEAANKKAAEVETQRKVLERLQERRNRTKLFKNKADRDKWLKAEMQKNEDLIQKSQQELDLVRRETERLDKEASALGEQISAPTLSTADVDQSLRDHEQRRKAALSKRDELNQERRRLWQTVHEQESVVQRLDEASRSAKHQWERAVRQDVRQGLLSLSEVLHELRNPELSAAVHGPLIDLIQVMEGYKTAVEITAGNTLFHVVVDSFEVGSTLLAEMNKRRKPGRVSFFPLDTCNGKTADIPSTPECALLLSKVKYDTRFKGVVAEVFGRTAVVASLEAASAMVQKLQCDVITVDGDQLGRRGGITGGFLDKRNMKLPLREREKELAANLFAARAKLDGLCQDVATVEQSITEVLNELEMLRNQNMSTELEADARLRESRLIEDRRSCLATLKSNLAATKKAVESSIAAGMETVRELKRELSDEFKSAWTPEEEKRLEQLTEEVASARVTSSELQANALQLATEVQLLEDTARHVERRKAVVADRIRELGWSKQAGSIADGEQAAVKAEFELLSQQLQSIDRDLEQEGRERERLQSQLDALTSKRLGTVRSLQERKDVADRTEMQRSLLVQRRDEALQKIRQLGVLPQGVAKFESASLGKLMYHLKAVNEQLKGLSHVNRKALDQHAALLETMKELTSQKETLTKELDSIHVLMEHLDSKKEEAIERTYKQVQYQFEEVFKQLVGVESCSAELQLVAPAVSNKKEDPYTGARIKVSFGLGNPVSHLDQLSGGQKSLVALALIFAIQRCDPAPFYLFDEIDAALDAEYRTSVAKMMARQSDECQFIVATFKTELLDVADKVLGIFFHNKMSRIQTISGEEGVRLLKQVALEDRKRTREGN